In Oleiharenicola lentus, the following are encoded in one genomic region:
- a CDS encoding DUF5069 domain-containing protein: MSSRPIPGSSGEVLRELPSAYEPHRATGLLHLPRFIAKCKYVKRHGALPASYAKNYKRGMDRFLCLHLGIDPAAVEKIVHECLDANLGDDEIDRRLVALFPPDLRAAKWNREYVQKGMTPAGRDFLKEALTNMGCPDRTADILSITDLMDFDEGRIE, from the coding sequence ATGTCTTCCCGCCCCATCCCCGGCTCTTCCGGCGAAGTCCTCCGCGAGCTGCCCTCGGCCTACGAACCGCACCGGGCGACCGGATTGCTGCATCTCCCGCGGTTCATCGCGAAATGCAAATACGTGAAGCGCCACGGCGCGCTCCCGGCCAGCTACGCGAAGAACTACAAGCGCGGCATGGACCGGTTCCTGTGCCTTCACCTCGGCATCGACCCGGCCGCCGTGGAGAAAATCGTGCACGAATGCCTCGATGCCAATCTCGGTGACGACGAGATCGACCGCCGCCTGGTTGCGCTCTTTCCCCCGGACCTGCGCGCCGCCAAGTGGAACCGCGAATACGTCCAGAAGGGCATGACTCCCGCGGGCCGCGATTTCCTGAAGGAAGCCCTCACCAACATGGGCTGCCCCGACCGCACCGCCGATATCCTCAGCATCACCGACCTGATGGACTTCGATGAGGGGCGCATAGAGTGA
- a CDS encoding methyltransferase family protein — protein sequence MKPLWLLLKNLLYVIVVPGVMAGWLPLRLFERRPQWPANWDALPLTGLALAAVGLVFFLFSAAILAARGQGTPAFFDPTKKLTRRGPYKWVRNPMYLALMALVGGEALLFRSWHIGVYWVFLVCGLHLLVIGYEEANLRFRFGAIYEDYRRDVPRWFPRKPKPVLETVPPFEGRR from the coding sequence ATGAAACCCCTCTGGCTGCTGCTCAAGAACCTGCTCTACGTGATCGTCGTCCCCGGCGTGATGGCCGGCTGGCTCCCGTTGCGGCTTTTCGAGCGGCGTCCGCAATGGCCCGCCAACTGGGACGCGCTGCCGCTGACCGGGCTGGCGTTGGCGGCCGTCGGACTCGTTTTTTTCCTCTTCAGCGCCGCCATCCTCGCCGCCCGCGGCCAGGGCACGCCGGCTTTTTTTGATCCGACCAAGAAACTCACGCGCCGTGGTCCCTACAAGTGGGTGCGCAACCCGATGTATCTGGCCCTCATGGCGCTCGTGGGCGGCGAGGCGTTGCTCTTCCGCTCTTGGCACATCGGCGTGTATTGGGTGTTCCTCGTCTGTGGCCTGCACCTGCTGGTGATCGGCTACGAGGAGGCCAACCTGCGATTCCGCTTCGGAGCCATCTACGAGGACTACCGGCGCGACGTGCCCCGCTGGTTTCCCCGCAAACCCAAGCCCGTCCTCGAAACCGTCCCGCCCTTCGAGGGGCGACGGTAA